The Peptoanaerobacter stomatis genome includes the window TCCGCTACAAAATTCCAAGAAATTCGGCAACACTTCTTCTATAAAGGGTTTATCTGCAACAAGCTCGTCTGTTATGCCTGTGAGTTTTTGTATCTTTTCGGGTATCGGTCTTTTAGGATTTATAAGCTGTGAAAATGTGCCTACTATCTCACAATTTTTTATTTTTACAGCCCCTATTTCCGTAATCGCATCATTTTTATTGGAAAAACCTGTTGTTTCTATATCGAACACAACATATTCATCATTAAAACCTGCTGTTTTTCTTACCTTTATATGCTCTTGTGTGTCTTCAGTTATATAAAATTCACAGCCGTATATAGGTTTTATACCTTGTTTGTTGGCAACTTCCATAATTTCAGGATAGGCTTGTACAACTGCATGGTCTGCTATGCCTATCGCTGTATGTCCATAGCCTTTTATTCTTTTAATCAACTCTTTTACAGAGGTTAAACCGTCCATTTGCGACATGGTAGTATGTGCATGCAATTCTACCATTTTTTCAGGTGACAAATCTTTTTTTACTATTTTTATAAGTTCTTGACTTTTTTGTACGTTCAGCATAAAGTCTTTTTTGTACTGGTCGTATTCCACTTTGCCTGATGCTTTTATATACTGACCGTTTGACAACATATCGCTGTCGCCATTTTTTTCATTTATAAGCCTTTTACAATAAATAGCGTCCGTATCATCACCTATTATAAAAGTTATCATGGTTTTGTTGTTCTTCAAAACTTTCGTTTCTACATTGAATACTTCACCTGTTATTATAACATTGTCAAATTCACCTTTTATCTGTGATATAGGCACACTTTCACCTTTTATTTCCACTTTTTTAGGTGCATCTTGAGTTTTTTGTTTCATCGTATATATATTATTTTCATCTATCGTATATCTTTCTATTATATCTACGTCATATAAATTCAGATAATCCTTAATCTCTGCTTCTTTTTTGATAAGAACTTCTTCTTTTATAGGCTCCTCTGATGATACATATATTTCTAATTTTTTTTCATCTATATTATATTTTATATTTTTTAAATTTATATAGCTTGGAAAAATATGTTTCATATGATATCTTCCTTTGTTTTAATTAATTTTAACTTAAAATCATATAGAATTTCATATTTATTATGATTATTTCTTTTGACTATTATATCATAATTAAATATTTTTTAATATTCATTATCTCCTCCTTTTCCAATACTTACATTATAGGCATTATTTTAATCATAAACTTTCAGCATTTTAAGCAATCTATTTATAAATCATTTTAATTATGATATTTTGAAAAAATAAATTATCTATAAATGAATAATAGCATTAATGCTGACATTTAATTATAACAATCACTCATAGAATAACAGAAAAATATCATGCTGTATTTTCATAAGAACTTATCCATAATTTAATATTATGTGAATAAAAATACCACTATTTCCATTAAAATAATAGCATTAATTTATAATCTTATCTTAACATAATCTATATACTAAAAATAGTACATAAAAAACTGCTCTAATAAACAATAGAGCAGTTTAAAAATCAAAATAATAATTATTATATGCATCTTGTATATCTTTTTTTAAAATATCTACCAATTCCTGTGGTTGTGTAATCCTGACATGAAGTGCATATTGCAATGCCCATCTTCTCATAGCATTTTTATTGATATTTACAACAGCAACAATTTCATCTTCTGTTTCATTTCTAAATTCTATGTTTTTCCCAAACCAATCTATAAGCTCTGATACTATATATTTTTTAGCTTGCATCTCTACTCTTATACTCTCTCCTGCAAACATATAGATATGCTCTGCCATATGTTTTTGCATATTAAGTCCGTCTTTGTAATCTTTTACCTTTTTTATAGATTTTCTTTTTTCTTTTAGTATTTTTATATTCGATATTTTATCCACTCTGTAATTAGACATATTATCATATTTATCATAATTGCATATAAGATAATATCTTCCGTTTGCTACTGCCATTTGGTATGGATTGACTATATATTCTTTTTCTATTCCATCATTGTTCTTCTTAGGATTAAGCTTCTTATCCATTCCATAATCATTATAGTAAAATGATACTTTTTTATTCTTGCTTATTGCTTCATCTAAAATTTCTATTATATAAAACAATTCTTTGTTTTGAATACTATTATCAGATATAGATCCTATATACTGTACTTTTGATTTGAAATATTTATTTGACAGATTTTCAATTTTTTCTATTAATTTTTTTTGGTGAGTATGTGGCATATTTTTTGATGATAATACGCCATCTATCAATAATCTTAGTTCTACATCTGTAAAACCACTATTAAGATAAAAATCTGATAATAGGATGGTTTCTTCTTCATTACCATTTTTATCTACTATATTTCTTACTTTTTCGCTATATTCAATATCATATCCAAAATCAATCAAATTCATTATATTACGTTTTATAGCTCTTCTATCTGCAACCATTTCATACTTAGACTTCAGTATATCCGCTATATCTTTTTGACTTAGTCTATGATCTTCATCTGAATATTTTTTCAAAATATCCAATATATTCATTATAATCAGTTTTTTAGCTTGAATAGCAAACACCTCGATTTTTAATTTATTATATATCCGTCAATATATTACAATATTTTTTCTTAATTATAACTTTATTGATAGTAAAGCACTTTTTACATCAGTAAATATTTCTTTGTAATTTGACATATCATACTCTATTTTAGCTACAGTCATATATCTTCCTCTTCTAAATGAAGTTTTATTAAAACTTTTTTTCCATTTTTCATTTAAATTTTCAAGCACTTTTTTATAAATTATATCTCTATTGTTTTTCAATTTTTCTATATATCCTTTATTATCCTTATGTCTATTGTATTCGGCAATATCCTTTGTTACCTTATATTTTACGGCAAGTTCGTTATCTTCTATTTGTAAATATATTTCATCATAAAAATCTTTATCAATACCAATATAGTGTCCGTCATTTTTCTTAAATATGGAGTAGCAAAAAAACATAAATCCTCCTTTTACGTTATTCACAAATCCCCATTTAGAATCTTCCTCTTTTAAAAAATTTTCTTTTAAATCTTTGAAAAATCCTCTGTAAGATTCGCTAAACCATTCACTGATATCCAATGTTTTGTATGAATTGACTTTTGTATCTATATCTTCAAGATACTCTATATAATCTAAGAATATCTGACTATTATTATTATTTTTATATTTGTTAAGTATTTCAAGTATATCATTTCTCTTAAATTCTATATCAACATCTTTTTCATCTTCAGATTGCTCAATAATTTTATAGAAAACACAAATTATATCCTCATCATTATCTAATTTTTCACTTTTAATTAGACCGCTCTTATATCTGTTTATTTGGTCATTATGCGTATCTGCAAACGTTTTGTCTTCTATTATAACATAATATTTTTTTTCATGTTTTTTATCACTCAATATAATAAGGACATCTATTTTATTATATTGTTTTTTTATCTCTACTTCCATGTCTTCATTGAACTCTATTCCTTTTGTCTTCAAAATCTTGTTTACAAACTCTACTGCACAATTATATATTTGCTCATTGTCGTTTCTACATTCTTTTATAAGGTGTGCTACTAAATAACAAATAAAAGCATCTTGTGAAAGCTCACTTGTTGCATAATAAAATAAATTAGTTTTTCTAAGTTCATTTGACATATTAATTTCTCCTTAAATATTATAATTTTTTATAAAATTAGTAATATAGTAATATATTTATTTTTACCATATTATATTATATTATATATATATATTCAACACATTTCAAGTTATATTATGAGATAAAAATTGTTTCATACAATCATCTTAGTATAATATAAAGTCAAACAGAGCTAATATTACTGCACACTCTAATTTATCTTTTAAAACATTATATTCCAAAGTGTTAACTTTTTTCCAGTTAACATCAATAACTATATACTTACCTTGTTCTATTATTCTGTCTATAATCCATCTTAATATATTCACATCATGATATGTTAGATATGGGATATCCCCGTCTATTATATCTATTTTAAAGTCTTTTATTGCTACAGCAATGCCATCTGTAAATGTCGATACGGCGTCGTATTTTATTTCTGTTAATTCCTTTCCCATTTTGTCTATATAGCCATATTTACCATCTTTTTTTACTATAATGGCATCTTCTCTAAATACTGATGTTAAATAATCGATATAATTACAATCCCAATATGATTCTAAAAATAAACTTAAAATATCTTGTGTATAATTTTTTACTTGTTTATTATTTTCAGATAGTAATCTAATACATCCTAATGAATATTCAATATAATCATATTTTATCTCTGTAATTTCTTTACCTGTCTTATCTATAAAACCAATTTTTTCTCCTTTCGATACTACTAATATTTCTTCTTTTAAAGTAATAATTTTATCATATACAAATTCCGTTAACTCTGTGCCTAATTTATCTATGAATCCCCATTTTCCTTTTTTCTTTACAAATATTAAATCATTTCTAAAATCAATATCTATACCATCATACTTTATATCTATTATATTATTTCCTTTTTTATCTATTAGCCCAAATCTATTATATTTTTCTACTATTGCTAAGCCTTCTTTAAAATCATATACATAATCATATTTTAATTCTATTATCTCTCTTCCTTTTTTGTCTATGAATCCCCATTTATAGCCTTTATTTACTACTGCTAAGCCTTCTTTAAAATACCCTACATAATCATATTTTAACTTTATTATCTCATTTCCTTTTTTATCTATAAATCCCCATTTTTCATCTTTTTGTACTGCCGCCAAACCTTCTTTAAAACATAATACTTCATCATATTTTAACTCTACTATCTCGTTTCCTCTTTTATCTATGAATCCCCATTTTTCATCTTTTTGTACTTCTGCCAAACCTTCTTGAAAANNNNNNNNNNNNNNNNNNNNNNNNNNNNNNNNNNNNNNNNNNNNNNNNNNNNNNNNNNNNNNNNNNNNNNNNNNNNNNNNNNNNNNNNNNNNNNNNNNNNNNNNNNNNNNNNNNNNNNNNNNNNNNNNNNNNNNNNNNNNNNNNNNNNNNNNNNNNNNNNNNNNNNNNNNNNNNNNNNNNNNNNNNNNNNNNNNNNNNNNNNNNNNNNNNNNNNNNNNNNNNNNNNNNNNNNNNNNNNNNNNNNNNNNNNNNNNNNNNNNNNNNNNNNNNNNNNNNNNNNNNNNNNNNNNNNNNNNNNNNNNNNNNNNNNNNNNNNNNNNNNNNNNNNNNNNNNNNNNNNNNNNNNNNNNNNNNNNNNNNNNNNNNNNNNNNNNNNNNNNNNNNNNNNNNNNNNNNNNNNNNNNNNNNNNNNNNNNNNNNNNNNNNNNNNNNNNNNNNNNNNNNNNNNNNNNNNNNNNNNNNNNNNNNNNNNNNNNNNNNNNNNNNNNNNNNNNNNNNNNNNNNNNNNNNNNNNNNNNNNNNNNNNNNNNNNNNNNNNNNNNNNNNNNNNNNNNNNNNNNNNNNNNNNNNNNNNNNNNNNNNNNNNNNNNNNNNNNNNNNNNNNNNNNNNNNNNNNNNNNNNNNNNNNNNNNNNNNNNNNNNNNNNNNNNNNNNNNNNNNNNNNNNNNNNNNNNNNNNNNNNNNNNNNNNNNNNNNNNNNNNNNNNNNNNNNNNNNNNNNNNNNNNNNNNNNNNNNNNNNNNNNNNNNNNNNNNNNNNNNNNNNNNNNNNNNNNNNNNNNNNNNNNNNNNNNNNNNNNNNNNNNNNNNNNNNNNNNNNNNNNNNNNNNNNNNNNNNNNNNNNNNNNNNNNNNNNNNNNNNNNNNNNNNNNNNNNNNNNNNNNNNNNNNNNNNNNNNNNNNNNNNNNNNNNNNNNNNNNNNNNNNNAACCTTCTTGAAAATATGATGCTTCATCATATTTTAACTCTACTATCTCTCTTCCTTTTTTATCTATAAATCCCCATTTTCCATCTTTTTGTACTGCTGATAAACCTCCTACAAAACCATATAAAACATCATATTTTAACTCTATTATCTCTCTTCCTTTTTTATCTACTAAGCCCCTTTTTCCATCTTTTTGTACTATTACTAAACCTTCTTCATAAGTCCATACTTCATCATATTTTATTTCTATTATTTCTCTTCCTTTTTTATCTATACATCCAAATTTTCCATCTTTTTTTACTTGTGCTAAATCTTCGTCAAAAGGCCATGCTTCATCATATTTTAATTCTATTATCTTATTTCCTTTTTTGTCTATGAATCCCCATTTTCCATCTTTTTCTGCTACTGCTAAGCCTTCTTTAAATAAAAAACTTATATCTGAATATATAGCTTCTATTATTTCATCACCTTCTCTATCTATATATACATATCTATAACTTTCATTATCAATTATTCCTTTTCTTATAAGAGCTATGCTGTCTTGATATGCTCCAATCTTCTCATACCTTGAGAACTTTTCAGGTAGACATTCATCATCATCTGAAATCTCATATAACGTATCATCATCTTTACATTTCATATTATCACCTAAATCATCAATATATCCCATAATTACTTATCTCCTTTTTAATAAACTTATTCAAAACTAATGCAAATCATAACATATGCAATCTATTAAGCCAAACAAAGCGAATATTGCTAAACGTTCTAATTTCCCTTTTTAAATACTATATTGATAAAATATAATATTTTTCTTCTGTTAATTCCTTTCCAATTTTATCTATATATCCTATTTAGCATTTTTCTTTACTTTTGCTAAGCCTTCTTCAAAATACCATGCTTCATCATATTTTAACTCTATTATCTCTCTTCCTTCTTTGTCTATGAATCCCCATTTTTCATCTTTTTGTACTGCTGATAAGCCTTCTTTAAAGCTATATACCTCATCATATTTTAACTCTATTATCTCATTTCCACTTTTATCTATGAATCCCCATTTTCCATCTTTTTGTACTNNNNNNNNNNNNNNNNNNNNNNNNNNNNNNNNNNNNNNNNNNNNNNNNNNNNNNNNNNNNNNNNNNNNNNNNNNNNNNNNNNNNNNNNNNNNNNNNNNNNNNNNNNNNNNNNNNNNNNNNNNNNNNNNNNNNNNNNNNNNNNNNNNNNNNNNNNNNNNNNNNNNNNNNNNNNNNNNNNNNNNNNNNNNNNNNNNNNNNNNNNNNNNNNNNNNNNNNNNNNNNNNNNNNNNNNNNNNNNNNNNNNNNNNNNNNNNNNNNNNNNNNNNNNNNNNNNNNNNNNNNNNNNNNNNNNNNNNNNNNNNNNNNNNNNNNNNNNNNNNNNNNNNNNNNNNNNNNNNNNNNNNNNNNNNNNNNNNNNNNNNNNNNNNNNNNNNNNNNNNNNNNNNNNNNNNNNNNNNNNNNNNNNNNNNNNNNNNNNNNNNNNNNNNNNNNNNNNNNNNNNNNNNNNNNNNNNNNNNNNNNNNNNNNNNNNNNNNNNNNNNNNNNNNNNNNNNNNNNNNNNNNNNNNNNNNNNNNNNNNNNNNNNNNNNNNNNNNNNNNNNNNNNNNNNNNNNNNNNNNNNNNNNNNNNNNNNNNNNNNNNNNNNNNNNNNNNNNNNNNNNNNNNNNNNNNNNNNNNNNNNNNNNNNNNNNNNNNNNNNNNNNNNNNNNNNNNNNNNNNNNNNNNNNNNNNNNNNNNNNNNNNNNNNNNNNNNNNNNNNNNNNNNNNNNNNNNNNNNNNNNNNNNNNNNNNNNNNNNNNNNNNNNNNNNNNNNNNNNNNNNNNNNNNNNNNNNNNNNNNNNNNNNNNNNNNNNNNNNNNNNNNNNNNNNNNNNNNNNNNNNNNNNNNNNNNNNNNNNNNNNNNNNNNNNNNNNNNNNNNNNNNNNNNNNNNNNNNNNNNNNNNNNNNNNNNNNNNNNNNNNNNNNNNNNNNNNNNNNNNNNNNNNNNNNNNNNNNNNNNNNNNNNNNNNNNNNNNNNNNNNNNNNNNNNNNNNNNNNNNNNNNNNNNNNNNNNNNNNNNNNNNNNNNNNNNNNNNNNNNNNNNNNNNNNNNNNNNNNNNNNNNNNNNNNNNNNNNNNNNNNNNNNNNNNNNNNNNNNNNNNNNNNNNNNNNNNNNNNNNNNNNNNNNNNNNNNNNNNNNNNNNNNNNNNAATCCCCATTTTCCATCTTTTTGTACTACTCCAAATCCATCTTTAAAATACCATGCTTCATCATATTTTAACTCTACTATCTCTCTTCCTTCTTTGTCTATGAATCCCCATTTTCCATCTTTCTCTGTTGCTGATAAGCCTTCTTCAAAACCATATACATCATCATATTCTAACTCTACTATCTCTCTTCCTTCTTTATCTATGAATCCCCATTTTCCATCTTTTTGTACTGCTGCCAAACCTTCTTCAAAACTATATACACCATCATATTTTAGCTCTATTATCTCTCTTCCTTTTTTGTCTATGAATCCCCATTTTCCATCTTTTTGTACTTCTGCCAAACCTTCTTCAAAATACCATATTTCATCATATTTTAATTTTATTATCTCATTTCCTTTTTTATCTATGAATCCCCATTTTTTATCTTTTTGTACTTCTGCCAATCCATCTTTAAAATGCCTTACATCATCATATTTTAGTTCTATTATCTCTCTTCCTTTTTTGTCTATGAATCCCCATTTTCCATCTTTTTGTACTGCTGCCAAACCTTCTTTAAAAAGAAAACTTATATTTGAATATATAGCTTCTATTATTTCATTGCCTTCCCTGTCTATATATACATATTTATAACTTTCATTACCACCTATTTCTTTTCTTATAATATTCATGCCATCTTGATATGATTCAATCTTCTCATACCTAGTAATATTTTCATGTAGACATTCACTATCATCATCTTTACATTGCATATTATTACCTAAATCTATACTATCATCAATATATCCCATAATTATACTTATCTCCTTTTTTAATAAATTTGTCCAAAATTAAAATTTTATAAAAACAAATCACGATATATAAAAAAAGCATAAAAAATATATATCACAAGAAAAATTTAATTTTTATGCTTATATCTACAAATAATATATTATGCAAAATTTAATTTTATATAATTAGTAGTATTTATAATAAATTTTTCTTGATTATATATAAATTTACTATAATCTTATCACATTTTATATACCAAAAATAGTACATACTATATATATCATAATATCTTATACTAATATTCGCTTAATCAATATATAAAATTTTGTTTTTAAGATATATAATTTCACTTAGCCAATAAATTAAAAAAACAAGAATATTCATTATTCCATTAATTTTTATTAATATTAGTAGTAAAGTAAAATAAAATAGCCATATGCACAACTCTAAATCGTATATTTAAAGAGTCTTATGCACATGGCTATTTGGGTTTTACATTCAATAAATTTAAATCAATATTTTTAATATTTTTCAATCAATCTGTTTATTTGTACTGCGTTATAAGCTGCTCCGTAGCCGTTATCTATATTCACGATATTTATACCTTCACTGCATGAATTAATCATGGTCAAAAGTGGTGCCAAGCCGTTAAAATTTGCTCCATAACCTACAGATGTAGGTACTGCTATTATAGGTTTATCACACAAACCGGCTATTACTGTCGATAATGCACCCTCCATACCTGCAACTGCAATTATTACATTTGCTTTTTTTATTTCATCTATGGAGGACAATAATCTTTTAAGAGCCGATACGCCAATATCATAAAAAGTAGTTACATTTGCACCGAAAAATTCTGCCGTTATTCTTGCCTCCTCGCATACAGGTATATCGCTTGTTCCACCGCAACATATTGCTATATTTCCCTTTTTTTCTATTTTTTCAAATTCCAATCTTATAGTTCTTGACAATTCGTCATATATAAGATTGTCCATCTCTTTTGCCAAAAGCTCAAATTGTTCTTTTCTCGCTCTTGTTGCCAAAATATTTTCTTTTCTTTCAAAAAAAGACTTAAATATAGCTATCAAATGTTCATCAGACTTACTCTGTGCAAATATGACCTCAGGCAGATGTCTTCTTTTTTTTCTGTCAAAGTCAATTTTTGCAAAGCCTAAATCTTTGTAATTTGAATCTTTCATATATTCAAGACCATCTTCAATAGACATGGCTCCGTTTTTTATACCTTCCAAAAATTCTCTATCATTCATAATAAATCTCCAAAAATTATAAAATATTTTTTCTAATCTTTATCTATTACAATATCCATACTTCCGGATCTAAATCCCTCTATATCAAGATTTACATAGACAAACCCCGTTTCTTTAAATTTCTTGATAATCTCCAATCTTTTTTCAAAAAATAAAGGAAATTTATCTACATCCACCTCAATTCTTGTCACATCTCCGTACAATCTGACTCTATTATTATCAAAACCGAGTGATTTCAAATAATTTTCTACTTCATCTATCTTTGGAAATATACTTATATCCACTTTTTTATTATACGGAAATCTTGTCATAAGACATGGAGACGAAGGCCTGTTATGCACTTTTATTTCAAGTTTTTTAGCAAGTTGTCTGACTTCATTTTTACTCATTCCTGTTTTTTCAAGCGGACTTATAATGCCAAGCTCTTTAAGTGCCTTTCTTCCAGGTCTGTACACATTTGCATCGTCAGCATTAGAACCGTCAAGCACATAGCCGAACCCTAATTTTTCTTTTAATTTTATAGCATTTTCAAAAAGATTTTTTTTACAATAATAACACCTCTGCTTGTCATTATATAATATCTTTTCATCCTCTATTTCATTTGTTTGTACAACTTCAAGTCTTACTCCAAAATCTTCAGCCAATTTTTTTGTAATCTCTATATCATTTTTAGGACTGAGCACCGTATCAAAAGTTATAGCATATACATCATTTGCAGATGACACATCAATTGCTGTTTTAAGAACAAGCGAGCTGTCAACCCCACCCGAAAAAGCTACCACAACTTTTTTATCCGTCAAAGATTTCATATATTCAAAAAATTGTTTTTCCTTGAAATTTAACTCCATAAAAACCTCTTATCTGTCAATTTATACTATTTCTTACTTGAAACGTAGTTTTGATTTCTATATTATATATTTTTATGTTATTGCATTATTCATATATATCACTTTTTCTTACTATTCTACTTTGATTCTAAAAAATTCCTGCGTTGATATTTCACCTATTTCGGCTTTTTCTCCTAAAAATGAAAGATTTAAAACAGTATTGCAACCTTTTAATTCGGTATCTTCCAAAGATACACCCTTAGCTCTCTCATGTAACTCGTCCATATAACTTTCTTAAGCTTTATCTTGAATAGATGAAATCTTACTATTTTCTTTTTTATTCTTCTTCATATTCCTAATCATAACTGCCATTTGATAGCCTTCCGGATCTCTTTCTAAAATCATTTTTTCTTCTTCAGGTGTAAGTTTTTCGCCTTTTGCTAATTTCTATTTTGATTTTAAAATCTTTTCTTCTTCTTTAAAATACAACTCCCATACTGCACCTTGCTGCTTTGCTACTTTCATATTATGTTCCAATGAGTGCATATTTAAATAGTACTCTCTCAATTCCTCTGCTTTTTTATCTTCTTCTGACAATTCTATTCTCTTTCCATTTACCATTATATATCCTCTTGAAACCGCTTTGCTACCATAGCTGAATCTTGAAAAATGCACTACAAAGGTATTATCAAACTTCCCTTTTTCAATGCCCAAGATATCTTCCCCAGATCTTGCCGACATATCATTATATAATAGTTTTTTCCCTTCGTCCTATATTTCAACAGTATCTGTTTTAAATGAATTCTTATCAGTTTCTTTTGAATAAGTTTTTAAATTTTTAGTATTATATATCGTATTTATAGAAGATTTATAATTTAAATCATTTATTTTCATATATAATCTCCCTTTAAATCATAGTAAGACTGACTTTAATAATTTCATTATAACAATGACCATAACAAAGCCATTCTCTAATTCATATTTTTGAAAGAATGAAGTATTTATCAAATTACATAGCCTAATCCGTATCATTTATGAGT containing:
- a CDS encoding helix-turn-helix transcriptional regulator, translating into MNILDILKKYSDEDHRLSQKDIADILKSKYEMVADRRAIKRNIMNLIDFGYDIEYSEKVRNIVDKNGNEEETILLSDFYLNSGFTDVELRLLIDGVLSSKNMPHTHQKKLIEKIENLSNKYFKSKVQYIGSISDNSIQNKELFYIIEILDEAISKNKKVSFYYNDYGMDKKLNPKKNNDGIEKEYIVNPYQMAVANGRYYLICNYDKYDNMSNYRVDKISNIKILKEKRKSIKKVKDYKDGLNMQKHMAEHIYMFAGESIRVEMQAKKYIVSELIDWFGKNIEFRNETEDEIVAVVNINKNAMRRWALQYALHVRITQPQELVDILKKDIQDAYNNYYFDF
- a CDS encoding PD-(D/E)XK nuclease family protein, which translates into the protein MSNELRKTNLFYYATSELSQDAFICYLVAHLIKECRNDNEQIYNCAVEFVNKILKTKGIEFNEDMEVEIKKQYNKIDVLIILSDKKHEKKYYVIIEDKTFADTHNDQINRYKSGLIKSEKLDNDEDIICVFYKIIEQSEDEKDVDIEFKRNDILEILNKYKNNNNSQIFLDYIEYLEDIDTKVNSYKTLDISEWFSESYRGFFKDLKENFLKEEDSKWGFVNNVKGGFMFFCYSIFKKNDGHYIGIDKDFYDEIYLQIEDNELAVKYKVTKDIAEYNRHKDNKGYIEKLKNNRDIIYKKVLENLNEKWKKSFNKTSFRRGRYMTVAKIEYDMSNYKEIFTDVKSALLSIKL
- a CDS encoding WG repeat-containing protein; protein product: FQEGLAEVQKDEKWGFIDKRGNEIVELKYDEVLCFKEGLAAVQKDEKWGFIDKKGNEIIKLKYDYVGYFKEGLAVVNKGYKWGFIDKKGREIIELKYDYVYDFKEGLAIVEKYNRFGLIDKKGNNIIDIKYDGIDIDFRNDLIFVKKKGKWGFIDKLGTELTEFVYDKIITLKEEILVVSKGEKIGFIDKTGKEITEIKYDYIEYSLGCIRLLSENNKQVKNYTQDILSLFLESYWDCNYIDYLTSVFREDAIIVKKDGKYGYIDKMGKELTEIKYDAVSTFTDGIAVAIKDFKIDIIDGDIPYLTYHDVNILRWIIDRIIEQGKYIVIDVNWKKVNTLEYNVLKDKLECAVILALFDFILY
- a CDS encoding WG repeat-containing protein; amino-acid sequence: MGYIDDLGDNMKCKDDDTLYEISDDDECLPEKFSRYEKIGAYQDSIALIRKGIIDNESYRYVYIDREGDEIIEAIYSDISFLFKEGLAVAEKDGKWGFIDKKGNKIIELKYDEAWPFDEDLAQVKKDGKFGCIDKKGREIIEIKYDEVWTYEEGLVIVQKDGKRGLVDKKGREIIELKYDVLYGFVGGLSAVQKDGKWGFIDKKGREIVELKYDEASYFQEG
- a CDS encoding WG repeat-containing protein → VQKDGKWGFIDKSGNEIIELKYDEVYSFKEGLSAVQKDEKWGFIDKEGREIIELKYDEAWYFEEGLAKVKKNAK
- a CDS encoding WG repeat-containing protein translates to MGYIDDSIDLGNNMQCKDDDSECLHENITRYEKIESYQDGMNIIRKEIGGNESYKYVYIDREGNEIIEAIYSNISFLFKEGLAAVQKDGKWGFIDKKGREIIELKYDDVRHFKDGLAEVQKDKKWGFIDKKGNEIIKLKYDEIWYFEEGLAEVQKDGKWGFIDKKGREIIELKYDGVYSFEEGLAAVQKDGKWGFIDKEGREIVELEYDDVYGFEEGLSATEKDGKWGFIDKEGREIVELKYDEAWYFKDGFGVVQKDGKWG
- the larB gene encoding nickel pincer cofactor biosynthesis protein LarB, translated to MNDREFLEGIKNGAMSIEDGLEYMKDSNYKDLGFAKIDFDRKKRRHLPEVIFAQSKSDEHLIAIFKSFFERKENILATRARKEQFELLAKEMDNLIYDELSRTIRLEFEKIEKKGNIAICCGGTSDIPVCEEARITAEFFGANVTTFYDIGVSALKRLLSSIDEIKKANVIIAVAGMEGALSTVIAGLCDKPIIAVPTSVGYGANFNGLAPLLTMINSCSEGINIVNIDNGYGAAYNAVQINRLIEKY
- the larE gene encoding ATP-dependent sacrificial sulfur transferase LarE, giving the protein MELNFKEKQFFEYMKSLTDKKVVVAFSGGVDSSLVLKTAIDVSSANDVYAITFDTVLSPKNDIEITKKLAEDFGVRLEVVQTNEIEDEKILYNDKQRCYYCKKNLFENAIKLKEKLGFGYVLDGSNADDANVYRPGRKALKELGIISPLEKTGMSKNEVRQLAKKLEIKVHNRPSSPCLMTRFPYNKKVDISIFPKIDEVENYLKSLGFDNNRVRLYGDVTRIEVDVDKFPLFFEKRLEIIKKFKETGFVYVNLDIEGFRSGSMDIVIDKD